The following are from one region of the Maribacter aquivivus genome:
- a CDS encoding pyridoxamine 5'-phosphate oxidase family protein: protein MMLTKEIEAAIDDSVLCWLATSSADNMPNVSPKEIFCYFEDDTIIVANIASPQTVKNIRANKNVCISFIDILKQKGFQLKGAAEIIEKSATDFSKMEKMLLHLTEGKFPFATITKITITSSKPIIAPKYLLYPNTTEELQIESAKKSYGF, encoded by the coding sequence ATGATGCTAACAAAAGAAATAGAAGCGGCTATAGACGATAGTGTATTGTGTTGGCTGGCAACATCTTCTGCCGATAACATGCCTAATGTATCACCCAAAGAGATATTCTGTTATTTTGAAGACGATACAATTATAGTAGCAAATATAGCTTCGCCACAAACCGTTAAAAATATAAGGGCGAATAAAAACGTGTGTATCAGTTTTATAGACATTTTAAAGCAAAAAGGATTCCAGCTTAAAGGCGCGGCTGAAATAATAGAGAAATCAGCTACAGACTTCTCTAAGATGGAGAAAATGCTGCTACACCTTACTGAAGGCAAGTTTCCATTTGCTACAATTACCAAGATTACCATTACTAGTTCAAAACCTATTATAGCACCTAAATACCTGCTGTATCCTAATACTACAGAAGAACTACAGATAGAAAGTGCAAAGAAATCGTATGGGTTTTAA
- a CDS encoding 2TM domain-containing protein: MESNFTNDNNYKYQKAKEKVEAIKGFYGNLLAYCIVIPILAYINYNTTSFLWFIFPALGWGFGLLMNGLYAFGYNPLFGKNWEERKIKEFMQES; encoded by the coding sequence ATGGAATCAAATTTCACAAACGACAACAATTACAAGTATCAAAAAGCAAAAGAAAAAGTAGAAGCTATAAAAGGTTTTTATGGCAACTTATTAGCATACTGCATCGTAATTCCCATTTTAGCATATATCAATTATAATACAACAAGTTTTCTATGGTTCATTTTTCCGGCTTTGGGTTGGGGATTTGGTTTGTTAATGAATGGTCTTTATGCCTTTGGATATAACCCATTATTCGGTAAAAATTGGGAAGAGAGAAAGATCAAAGAATTCATGCAAGAATCATAA